One Clostridium novyi NT genomic window carries:
- the greA gene encoding transcription elongation factor GreA, with protein MSDSKQYIMTAEGVKKLEEELEYLKTVKRREITEKIKVALSYGDLSENSEYDEAKNEQAFVEGRIVQLENMLRNANVVDESEISLDAVSVGSIVKVKDYDFDEIIDFHIVGSAEADPMENKISNESPVGSALIGKKVGDVINVPVPDGISKFEILEIRV; from the coding sequence ATGAGTGATTCAAAACAATATATCATGACTGCCGAAGGTGTTAAAAAATTGGAAGAAGAATTAGAATATCTTAAAACAGTTAAGAGAAGAGAAATTACAGAAAAGATAAAAGTAGCACTTTCTTACGGGGATTTAAGCGAAAACTCAGAATATGATGAAGCTAAAAACGAGCAAGCATTTGTTGAGGGAAGAATAGTACAACTTGAGAATATGCTAAGAAATGCCAATGTTGTTGACGAAAGTGAAATATCATTAGATGCTGTTAGTGTAGGATCTATTGTAAAAGTAAAAGATTACGATTTTGATGAGATAATAGATTTCCACATAGTAGGTTCAGCAGAAGCAGATCCTATGGAAAATAAAATTTCAAATGAGTCACCAGTAGGAAGCGCATTAATAGGCAAAAAAGTTGGAGATGTGATTAATGTACCAGTTCCAGACGGAATAAGCAAATTTGAAATTTTGGAAATTAGAGTATAA
- the dusB gene encoding tRNA dihydrouridine synthase DusB: MKIGKLSFNNNVFLAPMAGVTDIAYRGLCKEMGCGLVYTEMISAKGMYYDNENTKKLLKLSEEEKPVAAQIFGSDPKVMARACEILNEDDGVGIVDINMGCPAPKIVKNGEGSALMKNPKLAGEIVREMKKVSNKPVTVKFRKGFDNDNINAVDFAMAMEQAGADAVAIHGRTRAQMYEGKADWDIIRKVKESVSIPVIGNGDVFSAEDAFALKNSTNCDGIMVARGAMGNPWIFKQIQQAINEEEVIYPTPIEKIDLCIRHLNLAVHYHGELKGVREMRKHIAWYIKGIKKCTEIKNKINVEKDFNNVVKILTDYKEQLI; encoded by the coding sequence ATGAAAATAGGCAAACTAAGTTTTAATAACAATGTGTTTTTAGCGCCAATGGCAGGGGTAACAGACATAGCCTATAGAGGATTATGCAAGGAAATGGGCTGTGGGCTTGTATACACAGAAATGATAAGTGCCAAAGGTATGTATTATGATAATGAAAACACAAAAAAATTACTTAAGCTAAGTGAAGAAGAAAAACCTGTAGCGGCTCAAATATTCGGAAGTGATCCAAAAGTTATGGCAAGAGCCTGTGAGATTTTAAACGAAGATGATGGTGTTGGTATAGTAGATATCAATATGGGATGTCCTGCACCTAAGATAGTTAAAAATGGAGAAGGCTCTGCTTTAATGAAAAATCCTAAACTTGCCGGGGAAATAGTAAGAGAAATGAAAAAGGTATCTAACAAACCTGTAACAGTTAAGTTTAGAAAAGGATTTGACAATGATAATATAAATGCTGTAGATTTTGCAATGGCAATGGAACAGGCAGGAGCAGATGCTGTAGCTATTCATGGAAGAACAAGAGCGCAAATGTATGAAGGAAAAGCGGATTGGGATATAATAAGAAAAGTTAAAGAAAGTGTATCTATTCCCGTTATTGGAAATGGGGATGTATTTTCAGCAGAAGATGCATTTGCACTAAAAAATTCTACAAATTGTGATGGTATTATGGTAGCTAGAGGTGCTATGGGTAACCCTTGGATATTCAAACAAATACAACAAGCTATAAATGAAGAAGAAGTTATATATCCAACTCCAATAGAAAAGATAGACTTATGCATAAGACACCTAAACCTTGCAGTGCATTATCATGGAGAGTTAAAAGGTGTCCGCGAGATGAGAAAGCACATAGCTTGGTACATAAAAGGAATTAAAAAATGTACGGAAATAAAGAACAAGATAAATGTGGAAAAAGATTTTAATAATGTGGTTAAAATTCTTACGGATTACAAAGAACAACTAATTTAA
- a CDS encoding type III pantothenate kinase: protein MLFVLDAGNTNIVLGIYKGKELVLECRLGTDAKRTADEYGIQVLKLLSHNNIDPKDIEGVIISSVVPNIMYSIEHMIRKYFKIDPIVVGPGVKTGINIKYDNPKSVGADRIVNAVAAHALFEKPLVIIDFGTATTYCAVTKKGDYLGGAICPGIKISAAALFEKAAKLPRIELIKPPHVICKNTVSSMQAGIVYGYIGQVDYIVSKIKEEMIALGEGEPYVIATGGFAGLISEESKTIDEVCPFLTLEGLRVIYEKNKE, encoded by the coding sequence ATGTTATTTGTTTTAGACGCAGGAAATACAAACATTGTATTAGGAATTTATAAAGGAAAAGAATTAGTTTTAGAATGTAGACTAGGAACAGATGCTAAAAGAACAGCTGATGAATATGGTATACAAGTATTAAAATTATTATCACATAATAACATAGATCCTAAAGACATAGAAGGTGTTATAATATCTTCTGTTGTTCCCAATATAATGTATTCAATTGAACATATGATTAGAAAGTACTTTAAAATAGACCCAATAGTTGTGGGACCTGGAGTTAAAACTGGTATAAATATAAAATACGATAATCCTAAATCAGTAGGTGCAGATAGAATAGTTAATGCAGTAGCAGCACATGCATTATTTGAAAAGCCATTGGTAATAATAGACTTTGGTACAGCAACAACATACTGTGCAGTTACTAAAAAGGGAGATTATCTAGGAGGGGCAATATGTCCTGGTATAAAAATATCAGCGGCAGCTTTATTTGAAAAAGCAGCTAAACTTCCAAGAATAGAACTTATAAAACCACCTCATGTTATATGCAAAAATACAGTATCAAGTATGCAGGCTGGAATAGTTTATGGATATATTGGGCAAGTAGACTATATAGTTTCAAAAATTAAAGAAGAAATGATAGCATTAGGAGAAGGAGAACCATATGTAATTGCAACAGGTGGTTTTGCTGGACTTATTTCAGAAGAATCTAAGACAATAGACGAGGTATGTCCTTTCTTAACTCTAGAAGGTCTTAGAGTAATTTATGAAAAAAATAAAGAGTAG
- the lysS gene encoding lysine--tRNA ligase: MGEKQLTKEEIKARKMEAKKEAEFNALVKERMQKLENLQEQGKDPFDVYKVERTHTSQQVKDNYDELEGKNVTVAGRLMSKRVHGKAGFSDIRDRYGKIQLYIKINDVGEEKLKEYKTFDIGDFVSITGTVFKTKTGEITLHILDFQLLSKSLKPLPEKFHGLKDPDLRYRQRYVDLIMNEDVKETFMKRTAIIKAIREFLDNRDFLEVETPILSPIAGGAAARPFITHHNALDIDMYLRIATELYLKRLIVGGFEKVYEIGKNFRNEGIDVRHNPEFTAIELYEAYADYNDMMEITENMVAYVCEKVNGTTKVMYEGTEIDFKPPWRRITMVDAVKEYAGVDFNEVKTDEEAREIAKSKELELKKELKDCTKGDILVALFEEFGEEKLMQPTFVCDYPKENSPLTKKKRGNDELTERFEGFVYGREICNAYSELNDPIVQKERFMQQLKERELGDDEAYMMDDDFINALEIGMPPTGGLGIGIDRLIMFLTDSSSIRDVILFPTMKPTK; encoded by the coding sequence ATGGGAGAAAAGCAATTGACAAAGGAAGAAATCAAAGCAAGAAAGATGGAAGCCAAAAAAGAAGCAGAATTTAATGCATTAGTAAAAGAAAGAATGCAAAAGCTTGAAAATCTTCAAGAGCAAGGCAAAGATCCTTTTGATGTATACAAAGTAGAAAGAACTCATACATCACAACAAGTAAAAGACAACTATGATGAATTAGAAGGAAAGAATGTAACTGTAGCTGGTAGACTTATGTCTAAAAGAGTACACGGTAAAGCAGGATTTTCTGATATTCGTGACAGATACGGAAAAATACAATTATATATAAAGATCAATGATGTTGGAGAAGAAAAACTTAAAGAATATAAGACATTCGATATCGGTGACTTTGTTTCTATTACAGGTACAGTATTTAAGACTAAAACTGGAGAAATAACTTTACATATTCTTGATTTCCAATTACTAAGCAAATCTTTAAAACCATTACCAGAAAAATTCCATGGCTTAAAAGATCCAGATTTAAGATATAGACAAAGATATGTAGACTTAATAATGAATGAAGACGTAAAAGAAACATTCATGAAGAGAACTGCTATAATAAAAGCTATTAGGGAATTCTTAGACAATAGAGATTTCTTAGAAGTTGAAACTCCAATTTTATCACCAATAGCAGGTGGAGCTGCTGCAAGACCATTCATAACTCACCACAATGCTTTAGATATAGATATGTATCTTAGAATAGCAACAGAACTTTACCTAAAGAGACTTATTGTAGGTGGATTTGAAAAAGTATATGAAATAGGTAAAAACTTCAGAAACGAAGGAATAGACGTAAGACACAACCCAGAATTTACAGCAATAGAATTATATGAAGCATATGCTGATTACAATGATATGATGGAAATTACTGAAAATATGGTTGCTTATGTTTGTGAAAAAGTTAATGGAACAACTAAAGTTATGTACGAAGGTACTGAAATAGACTTTAAACCACCTTGGAGAAGAATCACAATGGTGGATGCAGTAAAAGAATATGCAGGAGTAGACTTCAATGAAGTTAAAACTGATGAAGAAGCAAGAGAAATTGCAAAATCAAAGGAATTAGAACTTAAAAAAGAACTAAAAGATTGCACAAAAGGTGATATCTTAGTAGCATTATTTGAAGAATTTGGTGAAGAGAAATTAATGCAACCAACATTCGTTTGCGATTATCCAAAGGAAAACTCACCTCTAACTAAAAAGAAAAGAGGAAATGATGAGTTAACAGAAAGATTCGAAGGATTCGTATACGGAAGAGAGATCTGTAATGCTTACTCAGAATTAAATGATCCAATAGTTCAAAAAGAAAGATTCATGCAACAACTTAAAGAAAGAGAACTTGGTGATGATGAAGCATACATGATGGATGACGATTTCATAAATGCGTTAGAAATAGGTATGCCTCCAACAGGTGGACTTGGAATAGGTATAGATAGATTAATAATGTTCTTAACTGATTCTAGCTCAATCAGAGACGTTATACTATTCCCAACAATGAAACCAACAAAATAG